A stretch of Geomonas oryzisoli DNA encodes these proteins:
- the rpsQ gene encoding 30S ribosomal protein S17, giving the protein MSERGNRKTQIGVVVSDKMDKTAVVKVDRLVKHPVYNKYIKRSAKYKAHDIDNSAKIGDRVLIVETRPLSKDKRWKIRQIIESKA; this is encoded by the coding sequence ATGAGCGAAAGAGGCAACAGGAAAACTCAGATCGGCGTGGTCGTCTCTGACAAGATGGACAAGACCGCAGTGGTAAAGGTCGACCGCCTGGTGAAGCACCCCGTCTACAACAAATACATCAAGCGCTCCGCCAAGTACAAGGCGCACGATATCGATAACTCCGCCAAGATCGGCGACCGTGTTCTTATCGTGGAAACCCGTCCGCTTTCCAAGGACAAGCGCTGGAAGATCAGACAGATTATCGAGTCCAAGGCTTAA
- the rpmC gene encoding 50S ribosomal protein L29, whose amino-acid sequence MKANELKNATAAELETKSAELTKELFNVKFQLHTGRLENTAKVANLKKDIARVKTILREKRG is encoded by the coding sequence ATGAAGGCTAACGAACTTAAAAACGCGACGGCAGCAGAGCTTGAGACCAAGAGCGCCGAGCTTACCAAGGAACTCTTCAACGTGAAGTTTCAGCTTCACACCGGGCGTCTCGAGAACACCGCCAAGGTGGCCAATCTCAAAAAAGACATCGCCCGCGTGAAGACCATACTCCGCGAAAAGAGAGGCTAA
- the rplP gene encoding 50S ribosomal protein L16 codes for MLMPKKVKHRKQMKGRMTGTPERGVSLAFGDFGLQATECGWLDSRQIEAARIAMTRYIKRGGKIWIRIFPDKPLTAKPAETRMGKGKGSPDSWVCVIKPGRVLYEMEGVTEEVAREAFRLAAHKLPVATKYITRAEINEG; via the coding sequence ATGTTAATGCCCAAGAAAGTTAAGCATAGAAAACAGATGAAAGGGCGCATGACCGGCACCCCGGAGCGCGGCGTATCGCTCGCTTTCGGTGACTTCGGTCTGCAGGCTACCGAGTGCGGCTGGCTGGATTCCCGCCAGATCGAGGCTGCTCGTATCGCCATGACCCGTTATATCAAGAGGGGCGGCAAGATCTGGATCCGCATCTTCCCCGACAAGCCGCTCACCGCGAAACCCGCCGAGACTCGTATGGGTAAGGGGAAAGGCTCCCCGGACTCGTGGGTCTGCGTCATCAAGCCTGGCCGCGTCCTGTATGAAATGGAAGGGGTCACCGAGGAAGTGGCGCGCGAGGCATTCAGGCTTGCGGCGCACAAGCTCCCCGTAGCCACCAAGTACATCACGAGGGCGGAAATCAATGAAGGCTAA
- the rpsC gene encoding 30S ribosomal protein S3: MGQKVNPIGFRLGVIKTWDSKWYAEKDYAKLLHEDLKLRNFLKKRLYHSGVSKIEIERAAGKAKINIFTARPGLIIGKKGSEVETLKKELAKLTDKEVYLNIQEVRKPELDAQLVAENVAMQLERRIAFRRAMKKSVTSTLKFGAKGIRITCSGRLGGAEMSRTEWYREGRVPLHTLRADIDYGFAEAKTTYGIIGVKVLLFKGEVLSAKK; this comes from the coding sequence TTGGGTCAGAAAGTAAATCCTATAGGTTTCAGGCTCGGGGTTATCAAAACCTGGGATTCCAAATGGTACGCAGAGAAAGATTATGCAAAGCTTCTTCACGAAGACCTGAAGCTGCGCAATTTCCTTAAGAAAAGGCTGTATCATTCCGGCGTCTCCAAGATCGAGATCGAGCGCGCTGCGGGCAAGGCGAAGATCAACATCTTCACCGCACGTCCGGGCCTGATCATCGGCAAGAAGGGCTCCGAGGTTGAGACTCTGAAGAAGGAGCTGGCCAAGCTCACCGACAAAGAGGTCTACCTTAACATACAGGAAGTCAGGAAGCCGGAGCTGGACGCACAGCTGGTAGCCGAGAACGTGGCCATGCAGCTCGAGCGCCGTATCGCTTTCCGCCGCGCTATGAAGAAGAGCGTCACCTCGACGCTCAAGTTCGGCGCCAAGGGGATCAGGATCACCTGCTCCGGTCGTCTGGGTGGGGCAGAGATGTCGAGGACCGAATGGTATCGCGAAGGTCGGGTGCCGCTGCACACGCTGCGCGCTGACATCGACTACGGTTTCGCCGAGGCGAAGACCACCTACGGTATCATCGGCGTAAAAGTGCTCCTCTTCAAGGGTGAAGTGCTCTCCGCTAAAAAATAG
- the rplV gene encoding 50S ribosomal protein L22, with product MESSAKLSSVRLSPRKTRLVVDLVRGKGIQTALNTLRFSPQPSAKLISKLLSSAVANAEQKGCSDVDKLFVKTIFVDGGAVLKRFTPRAMGRASKIRKPTSHITVVLAEKK from the coding sequence ATGGAATCATCCGCTAAATTATCCTCTGTCCGCCTCTCCCCGAGGAAAACACGCCTGGTCGTGGACCTCGTCAGGGGCAAGGGCATTCAGACTGCGCTTAACACCCTGCGTTTCTCGCCGCAACCGTCGGCGAAGCTTATCTCGAAGCTCCTTTCCTCGGCCGTTGCCAACGCCGAGCAGAAGGGCTGCTCCGATGTGGACAAGCTCTTCGTCAAGACGATTTTCGTCGACGGCGGCGCAGTGCTTAAGCGCTTCACCCCCCGCGCCATGGGCCGGGCTAGCAAGATCAGAAAACCGACGAGCCACATTACCGTGGTCCTTGCGGAAAAGAAATAA
- the rpsS gene encoding 30S ribosomal protein S19, translating to MARSIKKGPFVDAHLEAKAQAEQAGSKKVIKTWSRRSTITPDFIGLTFAVHNGKKFIPVFVTENMVGHKMGEFSPTRTFYGHAADKKSKLKKK from the coding sequence ATGGCAAGATCTATAAAGAAGGGGCCTTTCGTTGACGCACATCTGGAAGCGAAAGCCCAGGCAGAACAGGCCGGCAGCAAGAAGGTGATCAAGACCTGGTCGCGTCGCTCGACCATCACCCCGGATTTCATCGGGCTCACCTTCGCGGTGCACAACGGCAAGAAGTTCATCCCTGTGTTCGTCACTGAGAACATGGTCGGCCACAAGATGGGCGAGTTCTCACCTACCAGAACCTTCTACGGCCACGCTGCTGACAAGAAGAGCAAGCTCAAGAAGAAGTAA
- the rplB gene encoding 50S ribosomal protein L2, which yields MAIKTYKPTSPGRRAQTCSTFEEITACKPEKSLVENLKKSGGRNSNGRVTSRNVGGGHKQKYRIIDFRRDKTDIPAKVATIEYDPCRSARIALLNYADGEKRYILAPLSLKVGDTVISSEQADIKPGNTLPIRCIPLGTIIHNIELKIGKGAQLARSAGTFAQLMSKEGKYAQVKLPSSEVRMILMDCKATIGQVGNVDHENVSIGKAGRSRWLGVRPHVRGVAMNPVDHPHGGGEGRTSGGRHPVTPWGIPTKGYKTRTNKRSTAFIVKKRSK from the coding sequence ATGGCTATCAAAACTTACAAACCTACTTCTCCGGGTAGAAGGGCTCAGACCTGCTCGACCTTCGAGGAGATCACTGCCTGCAAGCCTGAGAAATCTCTTGTTGAGAACCTCAAGAAGAGCGGCGGCAGGAACTCGAACGGCCGCGTCACTTCCAGGAACGTCGGTGGCGGTCACAAGCAGAAGTACAGGATCATCGACTTCCGCCGCGACAAGACCGACATCCCGGCCAAGGTTGCCACCATCGAGTACGACCCGTGCCGCAGCGCACGCATCGCGCTCTTGAACTACGCCGACGGCGAGAAGCGCTACATCCTGGCTCCGCTCTCCCTGAAAGTGGGTGACACCGTTATCTCCAGTGAGCAGGCCGACATCAAGCCGGGCAACACGCTCCCCATCAGGTGCATCCCGCTGGGTACCATCATCCACAACATCGAGCTGAAGATCGGCAAGGGCGCCCAGCTGGCCCGCTCCGCCGGCACCTTCGCACAGCTCATGTCCAAGGAAGGCAAGTACGCCCAGGTGAAGCTTCCTTCTTCGGAAGTTCGCATGATCCTCATGGACTGCAAGGCCACTATCGGCCAGGTGGGCAACGTGGATCACGAGAACGTCTCCATCGGCAAGGCCGGCCGTTCCCGCTGGCTCGGCGTCCGCCCGCACGTGAGGGGCGTCGCGATGAACCCGGTCGACCACCCGCACGGCGGTGGCGAGGGCAGGACCTCCGGTGGTCGTCACCCGGTAACCCCGTGGGGTATCCCCACCAAGGGCTACAAGACGCGCACCAACAAGCGGTCCACCGCCTTCATCGTGAAGAAGCGCAGCAAATAA
- a CDS encoding 50S ribosomal protein L23 codes for MNIYDVIKKPLITEKTTVEKDDKNVIAFVVNGAANKIEIKAAVEQLFNAQVAAVNTVNVAGKTKRTVRGIGKRSNWKKAYVTLKEGSNVDFFEA; via the coding sequence ATGAACATCTATGACGTCATAAAGAAACCGCTCATCACTGAGAAGACCACGGTAGAGAAGGACGACAAGAACGTCATCGCTTTCGTGGTGAACGGCGCCGCCAACAAGATCGAGATCAAGGCCGCCGTCGAGCAGCTCTTCAACGCGCAGGTTGCCGCCGTTAACACCGTCAACGTGGCCGGTAAGACCAAGCGCACCGTGAGGGGCATCGGCAAGCGTTCCAACTGGAAGAAAGCGTACGTGACCCTGAAAGAGGGCTCCAACGTCGACTTCTTCGAAGCATAA
- the rplD gene encoding 50S ribosomal protein L4 translates to MAKLDVFDIKKAKVGEIEVSDAVFNDDVREYLIHEAVKIQLANRRQGTVAVKNRAAVSGSGKKPFKQKGTGQARQGCSRAPQYPGGGVAFGPQPKTYNLSMNKKARKAALRSALSMLYKKEAITVLNSFELPSIKTKAFVEVLNAFNLDKTLVITDTANLVLELSARNVKNVKVLGPEGLNIFDIMKYQSVVFTEAAVRRVEGALQS, encoded by the coding sequence ATGGCAAAGTTAGACGTATTTGACATCAAAAAAGCAAAGGTCGGTGAGATCGAAGTCTCCGACGCCGTCTTCAACGACGACGTACGTGAGTACCTGATCCACGAGGCCGTCAAGATCCAGCTCGCTAACCGCAGGCAGGGCACCGTCGCCGTCAAGAACCGCGCCGCGGTTTCCGGTTCCGGCAAGAAGCCCTTCAAGCAGAAGGGTACCGGCCAGGCCCGTCAGGGCTGCAGCCGCGCTCCCCAGTATCCGGGCGGCGGGGTTGCCTTCGGCCCGCAGCCGAAGACATACAACCTCTCCATGAACAAGAAGGCGAGGAAAGCTGCTCTCAGAAGCGCACTCTCCATGCTCTATAAGAAAGAGGCGATCACAGTTCTCAATAGCTTTGAGCTTCCTTCCATCAAGACAAAAGCATTTGTCGAGGTACTAAATGCTTTTAACCTTGACAAGACGCTCGTTATCACAGATACTGCGAATCTTGTTTTGGAGCTTTCCGCCCGCAATGTGAAAAACGTCAAGGTGCTGGGTCCCGAAGGTCTCAACATTTTCGACATCATGAAATACCAGAGCGTCGTCTTTACCGAGGCCGCCGTTCGTCGTGTTGAAGGAGCATTACAGTCATGA
- the rplC gene encoding 50S ribosomal protein L3 has product MNKGLIGKKLGMTQIFAEDGRRIAVTVVEAGPCVVLQKKTVEKDGYSAIQVGFGAKDASKANAAQVGHCKGAGAGVFTTYRELRMDDTSAYNVGDVIEAGVFAEGDLVDVTGTSIGKGFAGVIKRWGFKGGRSSHGSRFHRAPGSIGCSATPSRVFKNKKMPGQLGNEKVTVQRLKVVRVDAADNLILLGGAIPGSANGVVLIKDSVKATR; this is encoded by the coding sequence ATGAATAAGGGATTGATTGGGAAAAAACTGGGCATGACCCAGATATTTGCCGAGGACGGCAGGCGTATCGCCGTGACCGTCGTCGAGGCTGGGCCGTGCGTCGTCCTGCAGAAAAAGACCGTTGAGAAGGACGGCTACAGCGCCATCCAGGTCGGTTTCGGCGCGAAGGACGCCTCCAAGGCCAACGCGGCCCAGGTAGGCCACTGCAAAGGCGCCGGCGCGGGCGTGTTCACCACCTACCGCGAACTGCGCATGGACGATACCAGCGCTTACAACGTGGGCGACGTGATCGAAGCCGGCGTGTTCGCAGAGGGCGACCTGGTCGACGTGACCGGCACCTCCATCGGTAAGGGTTTCGCCGGCGTTATCAAGCGCTGGGGCTTCAAAGGCGGTCGGTCGAGCCACGGCTCCCGTTTCCACCGTGCCCCGGGCTCCATCGGCTGCTCTGCAACCCCCTCCAGGGTTTTCAAGAACAAGAAGATGCCGGGCCAGCTCGGTAACGAGAAGGTGACCGTGCAGCGCCTGAAAGTTGTACGCGTGGACGCTGCTGACAATCTGATTCTGCTCGGTGGAGCGATCCCCGGTTCCGCCAACGGCGTGGTCCTGATCAAGGACTCCGTCAAGGCGACGAGATAA
- the rpsJ gene encoding 30S ribosomal protein S10, whose amino-acid sequence MPSQKIRIRLKAYDHKLLDTSVGEIVDTAKRTGARVAGPIPLPTVINKYCVLRGPHVDKKSREQFEIRTHKRLIDILEPTQQTVDALMKLDLSAGVDVEIKL is encoded by the coding sequence ATGCCTAGTCAGAAAATTAGAATCCGCTTGAAAGCATACGACCACAAGCTCCTTGATACTTCCGTTGGCGAGATCGTCGACACCGCTAAGAGGACCGGCGCACGCGTTGCCGGCCCGATTCCGCTGCCGACCGTCATCAACAAGTACTGCGTGCTGCGTGGACCGCACGTCGACAAGAAGTCGCGCGAGCAGTTCGAAATCAGGACCCACAAGCGCCTGATCGACATTCTCGAGCCGACTCAGCAGACTGTCGACGCTCTGATGAAACTCGACCTCTCCGCCGGTGTGGACGTCGAGATCAAGCTTTAA
- the tuf gene encoding elongation factor Tu, producing MAKAKFERTKPHVNIGTIGHVDHGKTTLTAAITKVLAGKGQAEFKAFDQIDNAPEERERGITIATAHVEYETDKRHYAHVDCPGHADYVKNMITGAAQMDGAILVVSAADGPMPQTREHILLARQVGVPYIVVFLNKADMVDDEELLELVELEVRELLSSYDFPGDDIPIIKGSALKGLEGDAGELGEQAIMKLMEAVDTYIPEPQRAIDRPFLMPVEDVFSISGRGTVATGRVERGIIKVGEEVEVVGIKATTKTTVTGVEMFRKLLDEGRAGDNIGALLRGVKREEIERGQVLAKPGSITPHTKFKAEAYILSKEEGGRHTPFFNGYRPQFYFRTTDVTGVVDLEAGVEMVMPGDNVSVTVNLITPIAMDEGLRFAIREGGRTVGAGVVASIIE from the coding sequence ATGGCAAAAGCTAAATTTGAAAGAACTAAGCCGCATGTAAACATCGGCACCATCGGCCACGTCGACCACGGCAAGACCACCCTGACCGCTGCCATCACCAAGGTGCTCGCAGGCAAAGGCCAGGCTGAGTTCAAGGCGTTCGACCAGATCGACAACGCCCCGGAAGAGCGTGAGCGTGGTATCACCATCGCTACCGCCCACGTCGAGTACGAGACCGACAAGCGTCACTACGCACACGTCGACTGCCCGGGCCACGCCGACTACGTAAAGAACATGATCACCGGTGCAGCGCAGATGGACGGCGCGATCCTGGTTGTTTCCGCAGCTGACGGCCCGATGCCGCAGACCCGTGAGCACATCCTGCTCGCACGTCAGGTCGGCGTCCCCTACATCGTCGTGTTCCTGAACAAGGCCGACATGGTGGACGACGAGGAGCTCCTCGAGCTGGTCGAGCTGGAAGTGCGCGAACTGCTCTCCTCCTACGACTTCCCGGGCGACGATATCCCGATCATCAAGGGTTCCGCTCTGAAAGGCCTCGAGGGCGATGCAGGCGAGCTGGGCGAGCAGGCCATCATGAAGCTGATGGAAGCCGTCGACACCTACATCCCGGAGCCGCAGCGCGCCATCGACCGTCCGTTCCTGATGCCGGTCGAGGACGTGTTCTCCATCTCCGGTCGTGGTACCGTCGCTACCGGTCGTGTCGAGCGCGGCATCATCAAGGTCGGCGAGGAGGTCGAGGTTGTCGGCATCAAGGCCACCACCAAGACCACCGTTACCGGCGTCGAGATGTTCCGTAAGCTCCTCGACGAGGGGCGTGCCGGCGACAACATCGGCGCACTGCTCCGCGGCGTGAAGCGTGAGGAGATCGAGCGTGGCCAGGTTCTCGCCAAGCCGGGCTCCATCACCCCGCACACCAAGTTCAAAGCCGAAGCCTACATCCTGTCCAAGGAAGAGGGCGGCCGTCACACCCCGTTCTTCAACGGCTACCGTCCGCAGTTCTACTTCAGGACCACCGACGTTACCGGCGTGGTTGACCTCGAAGCCGGTGTCGAGATGGTTATGCCGGGCGACAACGTCTCGGTAACCGTCAACCTGATCACCCCGATCGCAATGGACGAAGGTCTGCGTTTCGCTATCCGCGAAGGCGGCCGTACCGTCGGTGCAGGGGTCGTCGCCTCCATCATCGAGTAA
- the fusA gene encoding elongation factor G: MARQVSLEMTRNIGIMAHIDAGKTTTTERILYYTGVSHKIGEVHDGAATMDWMEQEQERGITITSAATTCNWKDHRINIIDTPGHVDFTIEVERSLRVLDGAVAVFCSVGGVEPQSETVWRQADKYRVPRIAFINKMDRIGADFFRGIAMIKDRLKANPVALQIPIGSEENYKGLVDLIEMKGIVFNDETMGAVYDVVDIPADLVDQANEYREYLIEEVSSHDDALMEKYLGGEEISNAELKAAIRQATLDIKICPVICGSAFKNKGVQHLLDAVLDYMPAPTDIPAIQGVDANTEAPIERHASDDEPFSALGFKIMTDPFVGQLCFFRVYSGVIQSGSYVYNATKGKRERIGRILKMHANKREEIKEVYAGDIAAAVGLKYTTTGDTLCDENHAVILESIEFPEPVISIAIEPKTKADQEKLGLSLGKLASEDPSFRVKTDEETGQTIISGMGELHLEIIVDRLFREFKVEANVGKPQVAYRETITKKVKAEGKFVRQSGGRGQFGHVWLEIEPQEAGKGYEFVDAIKGGVVPREYIPAVDKGIKESLDNGVMAGFPVVDVKVTLVDGSYHEVDSSEMAFKIAGSMGFKEGCAKAAPIILEPIMSVEVVVPEEYMGDVIGDLNSRRGRIMGMEGRAGAQVVNSMVPLAQMFGYSTDLRSATQGRATYSMTFDHYEPVPKSVAEEIVAKAKG; encoded by the coding sequence GTGGCACGTCAGGTTTCGTTGGAAATGACCCGTAATATCGGGATCATGGCTCACATAGATGCAGGGAAGACCACCACCACGGAGCGTATTCTCTACTACACCGGTGTTTCCCACAAGATCGGCGAGGTCCATGACGGCGCCGCTACTATGGACTGGATGGAGCAGGAGCAGGAGCGTGGTATCACCATCACCTCCGCAGCTACCACCTGCAACTGGAAAGACCACCGTATCAACATCATCGACACCCCGGGTCACGTCGATTTCACCATCGAGGTCGAGCGTTCCCTGCGTGTTCTTGACGGCGCTGTCGCCGTGTTCTGCTCGGTCGGCGGCGTTGAGCCCCAGTCCGAGACCGTCTGGCGCCAGGCCGACAAGTACCGCGTTCCGCGTATCGCGTTCATCAACAAGATGGACCGTATCGGCGCAGACTTCTTCCGCGGCATCGCCATGATCAAGGACCGCCTCAAGGCGAACCCGGTAGCCCTGCAGATCCCGATCGGCTCCGAGGAGAACTACAAGGGCCTCGTCGACCTGATCGAGATGAAAGGGATCGTCTTCAACGACGAGACCATGGGTGCCGTGTACGACGTGGTCGACATCCCGGCCGACTTGGTCGACCAGGCCAACGAGTACCGCGAGTACCTGATCGAAGAAGTCTCCTCGCACGACGACGCGCTGATGGAGAAATACCTGGGTGGCGAGGAGATCTCCAACGCCGAGCTGAAGGCGGCCATCCGCCAGGCAACCCTCGACATCAAAATCTGCCCGGTCATCTGCGGCTCCGCCTTCAAGAACAAGGGCGTGCAGCACCTGCTCGACGCGGTCCTCGACTACATGCCGGCCCCGACCGACATCCCCGCTATCCAGGGCGTCGACGCCAACACCGAGGCTCCCATCGAGCGTCATGCTTCCGACGACGAGCCGTTCTCGGCACTGGGCTTCAAGATCATGACCGACCCGTTCGTGGGCCAGCTCTGCTTCTTCCGTGTCTACTCCGGCGTGATCCAGTCCGGCTCCTACGTGTACAACGCCACCAAGGGCAAGCGCGAGAGGATCGGCCGCATCCTGAAGATGCACGCCAACAAGCGTGAAGAGATCAAGGAAGTCTACGCCGGCGACATCGCCGCCGCGGTAGGCCTCAAATACACCACCACCGGCGACACCCTGTGCGACGAGAACCACGCGGTTATCCTCGAGTCCATCGAGTTCCCCGAGCCGGTTATCTCCATCGCCATCGAGCCGAAGACCAAGGCTGACCAGGAGAAGCTGGGCCTGTCCCTCGGCAAGCTCGCTTCCGAGGACCCGTCCTTCCGCGTCAAGACCGACGAGGAAACCGGCCAGACCATCATCTCCGGCATGGGCGAGCTGCACCTCGAGATCATCGTGGACCGTCTGTTCCGCGAGTTCAAGGTTGAGGCCAACGTCGGCAAGCCGCAGGTTGCTTACCGCGAGACCATCACCAAGAAGGTCAAGGCTGAAGGTAAGTTCGTACGTCAGTCCGGCGGCCGCGGTCAGTTCGGTCACGTCTGGCTCGAGATCGAGCCGCAGGAGGCCGGCAAGGGCTACGAGTTCGTCGACGCCATCAAGGGCGGCGTCGTTCCCCGCGAGTACATCCCCGCGGTCGACAAGGGCATCAAGGAGTCTCTCGACAACGGCGTCATGGCAGGCTTCCCGGTGGTCGACGTCAAGGTCACCCTGGTCGACGGTTCCTACCACGAGGTCGACTCCTCCGAGATGGCGTTCAAGATCGCAGGTTCCATGGGCTTCAAAGAGGGCTGCGCCAAGGCTGCCCCGATCATTCTCGAGCCGATCATGTCGGTAGAGGTCGTGGTTCCGGAAGAGTACATGGGCGACGTCATCGGCGACCTGAACTCCCGCCGTGGCCGCATCATGGGCATGGAAGGGCGCGCAGGCGCGCAGGTGGTCAACTCGATGGTGCCGCTGGCGCAGATGTTCGGTTACTCCACCGACCTGCGTTCCGCAACCCAGGGTCGTGCTACCTACTCCATGACCTTCGATCATTACGAGCCGGTACCGAAGTCGGTTGCCGAGGAAATAGTTGCGAAGGCCAAAGGCTAA
- the rpsG gene encoding 30S ribosomal protein S7 — MPRRREVAKRVILPDPKYGDRVVAKLINIIMLDGKKSTAEKALYGALEIAAGKAGDEPVKVLKKCLDNIKPMLEVKSRRVGGSTYQVPVEVRPERRMSLAMRWLVKYSNARSEKTVTDKLAGEILDAYNNRGSAVKKREDTHKMAEANRAFAHYRW, encoded by the coding sequence ATGCCAAGAAGAAGAGAAGTAGCAAAGCGGGTGATCCTCCCGGATCCGAAATACGGTGACAGGGTGGTTGCCAAGCTGATCAATATAATCATGCTGGACGGCAAGAAGTCCACCGCCGAGAAAGCTCTCTACGGTGCCCTCGAGATCGCGGCCGGCAAGGCCGGCGACGAGCCGGTCAAGGTGCTCAAGAAGTGCCTCGACAACATCAAGCCGATGCTGGAAGTGAAATCCCGCAGGGTCGGCGGCTCCACCTACCAGGTTCCGGTCGAAGTCCGTCCGGAGCGCCGCATGTCCCTGGCCATGCGCTGGCTGGTGAAGTACTCCAACGCCCGCAGCGAGAAGACTGTCACCGACAAGCTCGCCGGCGAGATCCTTGACGCCTACAACAACCGCGGCTCCGCGGTGAAGAAGCGTGAGGACACCCACAAGATGGCAGAGGCCAACCGCGCCTTCGCCCATTACCGCTGGTAG
- the rpsL gene encoding 30S ribosomal protein S12 gives MPTINQLIRHGRESKGEKSTAPALRSCPQKRGVCTRVYTTTPKKPNSALRKVARVRLTNGVEVTSYIPGVGHNLQEHSVVLIRGGRVKDLPGVRYHIVRGTLDSVGVKGRMKSRSKYGAKRPK, from the coding sequence ATGCCAACTATTAATCAGCTTATTCGTCATGGTCGGGAGTCAAAGGGTGAAAAATCCACTGCTCCGGCACTCAGGAGCTGCCCGCAGAAGAGGGGCGTTTGCACCAGGGTTTACACCACAACCCCGAAGAAACCGAACTCCGCGCTTCGTAAAGTCGCCAGGGTTAGGCTTACCAACGGCGTCGAGGTGACCTCCTACATTCCGGGTGTTGGTCACAACCTCCAGGAACACTCCGTCGTCCTGATCAGGGGCGGCAGGGTAAAGGACCTTCCGGGTGTTCGTTACCACATCGTCCGCGGTACGCTCGACTCCGTCGGCGTCAAGGGTCGTATGAAGAGCCGTTCCAAGTACGGTGCGAAGAGGCCCAAGTAA